Proteins found in one Pseudomonas sp. P8_241 genomic segment:
- the ccmD gene encoding heme exporter protein CcmD, protein MSFASFGDFIAMGHHGLYVWSAYGICLAVLALNVAAPILARKRYLQQEARRLRRENGK, encoded by the coding sequence ATGAGTTTTGCTTCATTCGGCGACTTCATCGCCATGGGCCATCATGGCCTGTATGTCTGGTCAGCCTATGGCATCTGCCTGGCGGTATTGGCCCTCAACGTGGCGGCGCCGATCCTGGCCCGCAAGCGGTATCTGCAACAAGAGGCGCGTCGTCTGCGCCGGGAGAACGGCAAGTGA